Genomic segment of Drosophila ananassae strain 14024-0371.13 chromosome 2L, ASM1763931v2, whole genome shotgun sequence:
GATGGCCACTGTAATTGTAAACAACTCGTCGTCGTCGGCGTTGAACAACAATGAGCTTGAGCCGAACAACAATACtagtagcagcagcagtggcagcagcagcagcaacagcagcaacaacagcagcagcaacaataacagcagcagcaacatcaccaACCGatcagcaacagcagtggCAACATCAACCATACCTCCTGCCACCAGAACAACGATGAACTGCAGCAGCAAACTAAACtatattttatgtaaaaaGGTTGCCATTTGCATAGTTGGCATGCTGATTAATGTGACTTTTGATTTCCGTTCCGTTCGATTATGCCACTTTTGATTTGTTGCCTGCGCTTGGAGTACTTTTGTATGTAGACGCGACCAACACAGCCTCTCAATGCAACACCGCTTCTCAGACATTCAACACACAAACATGCATACACAGATACACTCGAACTCGGAATTATGTTAGGACACTCTCTATCCGCTGAGATACACGACTCTTTGAGATCTGATAAGAAACATAGAagcatattttaatattcgGCAATATGAATACACCATCTAAGGTGCTCCTGTTTTCACTTGATGATCAGGCCTCtcttttaagattttcatgtttttaaattacaaaataccTTTGCTAATAGTGTCATCTATTTTTGAAAACGGCAGCACCTGCTTTGAAGCTCAAAAGTGAAAACGGCAGCACTACCATTCTTATATCGCACTTCCTTGACTTTTCCCTTTACACTAATATCTCATCTATTGAACATCCTAGGCCTCTGATCGGGATCGTATTGTATGGACCTATAATGCACCTTTGGCGCCGCATCAGTTGGCCGCCCTCcagcgacagcagcagcagcaagagCAGCAGttccagcaccagcagcagcaactccagcaacagcatctccagcagcaacagcaactccagcagcaacaacaactccagcagcaacagcaacaattcTACGGTCAGCAATCGCATTCAAATTCACATTCAAGTTCCATTAGTTCGTCCGTGGGCAGTCCGGCATCGCCTACGTCGGTTTCCTCGTCGGTGATGTCCTCGTCGGGCTCCAAAGGCGCCCTGGGCAGTAGTAGTAATGGTCCGGTTGccctgcagcagcaacagcaaaggGAACGAGAACAGGGCGGCGGCCAATCCGCCGTCGTACAGCCGCCCAACGGAATTCCCGGTCTGCTGAGCTGCCCAGGGAACAATGGTGCTGGTGGTAGTGGCCTTGGTGGTGGTATTGGTGTCGGTGTCCATGTCGGTGGTGGTGATCAGAGCGTTTCAGAGGCCATTTCGAATATATCTAGTCCCGACTACCAAGACGACGATAATTTATTAAGTTCTCGCGATATTCTAGGCGGCATGGTACTAAGCGATCCCAGCGACTCGGACTCCACCATTCTCGTCTCGGACGCGGCCACTCTGCAGCGCCAACAGATGAAGCAGCAGCTCCGCGCCCAGCAACAGAGGGATAAGGAGCGGGATCGCGACCGCGACCAGTCCGAGCACAAGGTGGTGATCCAAGTGCGCGGCTTGGACAGCaaccacagcaacagcagtggCCGCTCCGACGACGATGTGGTCACCCTCACGGATGAACCGATCGGTACGAATCCCGTGGGTTTGCGGGATGGCTCGCCGCCCGTATCCGACGATGGCAGCGATGTGGAGTCGCTGCACTCGTACCACTACTCGCCGAAGGCCGTGGACATGCCCTCGGCCATTCGTCTGGCGAAAAGACTGCACTCCCTCGACGGTTTCAAGAAAAGCGATGTGTCGCGGCACCTCAGCAAAAAGTAACTATCATTTTAAATGTTATCCTGACAGTCCTGATTAATACAATCGTATTCCCTTTGTAGCAACGATTTTAGTCGAGCTGTGGCCGATGAGTATTTGAAACACTTCAACTTCAAGGATAAATCACTGGACCAAGCTCTGCGCGAATTCCTGCAGCAGTTTTCGCTATCCGGCGAGACGCAGGAACGAGAGCGGGTCCTTGTGCACTTCTCCAAACGCTTCCTCGACTGCAATCCTGGCACATTCAACTCGCAGGACGCCGTCCACACGCTGACCTGTGCCATAATGCTGCTGAACACGGACCTGCATGGCCAGAACATCAATCGCAAGATGAGCTGTGCCGAGTTCGTGGACAACCTGGTGGACCTCAACGATGGCGAGAACTTTCCCAAGGACATACTCAAGTATCTCTACCAGGCTATCAAAACAAAGCCGCTGGAATGGGCGCTGTAAGTTCAAGGATTATTTATTCAGGACTTTATTCTAAGCAAGATTGCTAATTTCAGAGATGAGGAGACAGTTGACATGCAGCAGCAGAGAGCCAACAACGCTGCTCTGGCCAATGTTGGAGAGAATCCCTTCCTCGATCCCCCAGAATCGGCAACAGCCGTGGAGTATAAAAAAGGCTATGTGATGCGAAAATGTTGCTATGACAGTAACTTTAAGAAAAGTGAGTAATATTATAAGGACATTGGAGCACATAGATACCAATCTTTGATCTTTATTTCGACAGCTCCCTTTGGTAAACGGTCCTGGAAGATGTTGTATTGCACGCTGCGTGATCTTGTGCTCTATCTCCACAAGGATGAGCATGGTTTCGGCAAGAGTCAAGTGAGTGGAGCAAAGGCACCCTTTAGAAGTCCCTCTAATCCCAATTCAATCCACAGATGTCCGACAATCTGCACAATGCCATTCGCATTCACCACGCACTGGCCACCATGGCCAACGACTACACCAAGAAGCAACATGTGTTCCGCCTGCAGACGGCCGACCAGGCCGAGTATCTGTTCCAGACCAGCGATTCCAAGGAGCTGCAGTCGTGGATAGAGACGATCAACTATGTGTGTGCCGCCATTTCAGCGCCGCCGCTCGAAGGAGGAGTGGGCAGTCAGAAGAGGTTCCAGCGCCCGCTCTTGCCCAGCAAACAGTCCAAACTGATGCTGGTATGTGAATGATACTGAGAGAGAgtatttgtaataaaaatgaaCCTTTCTTTGTAGAAGGAGCAGTTGGAGTCACATGAGCAGCAACTGGCCCAACTGGAACAGGATCTCAACGAGCACAAGAGGGGCCCGATTCCCAGCAAGGGCCTCCCTCTCCAGAACTACAAGGAAAAGGAAAGCTACTTGCAGTACGAAGTGAGTCTACCATCAAGTACTACTATATAGTTCCTTCTAAATGTGTTTTTCCTATTCAGCTACGTCGCTATCGCACATATGTTAGCATTCTGAGCGCCAAGCTACTGGAGGATCAACAACAGCTGGAACTGCAGGCGCAGAAGCCATCGCCGGCAGCGCTCGAGGAAGAGGCCGACACATTCCCAGTGGGCACCACCACGCCGCAAAGTATTATCCTACAGCAACCGAAGGAGCAGGCGCTAAAGGAgccgcaacagcaacagccagcGAACAGGTACAGTCAGCATCCACGTGCTAGCGGAAGCAGctcgtcgtcctcctcgtcCGGCAATGTTCAGCAGGACATTGGCTGACGCGTAATGGGAGTTTTCTCAGCTTGTGTGGTTTAAAGCAGTCTCTGCCATCCATCTCTGTTCCtatctgttttttattttttatttccgctCCTAATTGTTGCTTGAGTTGTTTGTGTATTGTTGTGCTTGTTCGCTTTTTCCTAAAAAACTCCTTTATTGTTGTGTTGTGTTCGTGCCGCAGCTCTCGCCGGATTTCAGTCCGGACCAATGTCGGTTGGAAGAAGCTGTTCTGGGACTCGGTTACCTGCTGTGTTTTCTTGTGTTGCTGGCATTATTGTGATATTCTTACTCCTCTGTAAATATAATTCGTGTGTTTGTTATACTTTTCGTTGTTTTGCATTTCACCCGTTGCAACATGTTGCAAAATCCTCACGATTTCGAGCTTTTATTTCAATAGTTTTAAACATACAAACATATGTGTAACTCAGGCACTGAGTCCAGACTTAAGCGTTGCGTGTAGGCAATTAAAACCACAACAAGATCCCCCAATGTGATTAGTTCTTATGTGAATAATGGTTTTATTTTGAAAGCAACCACACAACATGCTGTGAAAACTCAATGAAACTCAATTGATAAATTAGGAACCTAGAATAACAAATAAAACGAAGCCCAGATGAGATCGTTCAATCTGGATGAAAAGTCAAGATTGGAATAGTTAACTATAGAAAACTGTTTTTTGTAGCACTCGTAGCAAATCGAAGTTTTTGGCGTTAATTGTATACAAAAGAAACATGTATTTAGAAACGAAATTGAACGAAGAATTGTAGAAAACACAAATGTGGTTCATTAGTAGCAAACGTTTACCGTTTATACCTAAGCTAAAAGCATtctaaatatacatacattcaTTAACTCCTGCATCCGgatataatattatacaagTTTTACAAATCCGCACACATCCGACACTCTCACAGTTTAGatttaaaatcaaaagaatATCAATCGAAGCTTGTATGATAAAAGCGAAGGACTCATCTCATTGATACACTCGTTCAATGGTTAACTGATCATTGGTAAAGAATACATCCATATTCAGATACACCTGTGTGCCATGTGACCCCTAGgtggaacaaaaaaaaatactataattTCCCAAAAATCGTTGCTGTTACCTGTTACTTCCTCCGCCCGTTCAAATCCGTTGAAAAGCAAAACCCAAATGGAAGAATTCTTCAATCTTACAGATGGCTCGATGTCTTCTGCTGCTGTAGCCCACTCTGGCGGCATTTGCTCTATTCGAAAAGCCATTAGCCAACTTAGTAACTTGCCAAGATTCACTtagacagcaacaacaacaggcaCAGCACATGCTGCACAGCACTACTCCGGAGGCGATCCGATCCAAGAGGTTCTCCTTGTAAATGCCCTGACCCGTTTTAAATGTGAGCAAGCTACTGCCAAATCTCAATGTTAATTGTTAACTCTTCAGTGTCTAGCTTGGCTTACCTttcaaccaaccaaccaaccaaccaaacaccaattttatgttttaatcACATTTGCTAACCTCGCTTATCGTTCTACACTTACAGAAaggagaagaaaaagaaataattaccTTTCGTTTCGCTCTTGATTTCGATCATTTCAAAAAACCCGCATAACACACACTATCCTCACTCTCCTCCACATGCATCCTGACCATCGTGGTAAGTGCGACGCCAAGCTATATAGTTATCCTGGCCATCTGACTTATGaaacttcttttattttttattttttttttttaaccagaAAAGCAGGCTATGCCCAAGAATGAATTGAATACTCCAAAATGCCACGATCCACGCGGAATCCGCCGGAGagatcaacaaaaaaatattatatatatatttgagaCACGCATCCACACTCGCATACTCAGCACCACTCACCACCAAAACACTACTCACAGGGACATGAAATGAAACAGGGTGGGGAAGGTGCACCACCCGCCTCCACCACCCACCCAACCACACACACTCACGCGCCACGGCTGTGCCGTTTCTGCCACTGAAGAATTTCGGAATCTGTGCACTTTTCAATTACTTTAACCATCGAATGCTAAGAGAGTTCATTTGAGATAATTAGACTACCAACCACACGATAATGATAATTACTTCTAATCGAATTTGTTACGTGTAGCCAGAGGGAAGGAGTTTTATGTTTTGAAGTGGATTATCGACCACTCGAGGTCGTCCATCAGAAGACCGAGGCGGTTCTCGAACTTTGGCATTTTGAGCCAATTAAGCAGCGCGGCAAAAGGTTTCTTGCGAAATCGGTTTCATCTGATTTTTGTAAAGCTTTGCGATCAGTTCGATTTGAAAATGCCTCGCCAAGGACTCTGCTGGACGGCTGTTAAGGGACACGAATGGAAACTGCTTATACACATAGACTTATTACTACGGGAGTTGATACAGAATACTTACATCATTACCTATGCTATCATtataaatgataaaaataaattataaattattgaagaaaatatCTCTACCCAAGCGGAGGAGTATGGAGAGCATCAGCAGCAAAATTTGATTAGCAATGAAAGCAAGGACTAAACTAAGCAATTAATATCATACCATATGTATATGCTTTTCTTACCACTTGTTTAACGACCTATTGCGACTATCATTGTCACACTAACTGGTAACTGGTGTGTGTAGGCACTCTTCTCCAATATACATATTATGTACGGatctatatttatttaaagaatTATCGGTTGATTATGCGACATGTCCATGTAGCTAGAATATGAAATTGATATCCATTTGAGGAGTATAACCAGAATGGAGCAAACAATAACTTTAAATGCatcatatatttttgaatatataatattattgtaTTGTGTAATTATGTAAATGCAAATTATATAACAttgtttataataatttttaacgATTAAACTGAAACGGCAATAAATTCAAAAGATACAAAActaactgaaactgaaactgaagcgAAAGCGAAAGCAACTTGCCTGTGCAGCCAAGCGCCTAAATGTATGCatattgtatatttatttagttgtACATTTTAACTGGCTTACGAGGGCATCAATTAGTTTTTAAAGCAATAGCCTTTCGACCACAcacaaccacacacacacacacccaaaaCAGACAGCCTCCTGCTTCATTTCCCAACAAGACACATCACACGGCGAAAAGGGAAACCAGAACACGAAAGTAGATTCGGTGATTTTTATGTGAACATTTATTACTAAATGATAAGCTTTGAGTACATTTAGGAAAGCCgttatactatactatatacaCGTATATATATGaactatatatagtatatatgaACGAACGCTCCTGTGAGCACCCCAAACAATTACGATATAAATCATTAAATACTTCCAAAAGCATTCAAATTCAACCGCCTTTTTTGTTACTCTTCCGTTTTAAAGGTAAAGGATGTGTCCGTCTCCATTAGCATATTTTCCAATCGCAGGCCCAGTTGCCTTCGCTGCAGGTCCACCTTGACCACCGATGCCACAATCCTGTCGCCGATGCTGAGCTCGCTGTTGTTCATGTGGCTCTTGTGTATCAAGCCATCGCGCTCCACTCCGACGTCCACGAAAGCACCGAACTGGGTAACATTGGTCACAGCTCCTAAAACGCATGGGTCGATTATTTGGGATTCTGGTTGGGAACTGGTTACTCCTTTTACCAACCTGTTACTACATCTCCAATGCTGAGCTCGTCTAGCCTGGTCAGTCCCTGCTTAAAAAGTGGTCGCTTGTCCAGATCTGCCCGGTAATCTTGTAGTAGTTCCCGTTGCAATGCCACCATTAGAAAGTCCAACTGTGAATAATAAATTAGTCGCTTAGCTTAAGAGGATCATCTTTGACCTACCCTTTCCATGGGCAACTTGTGCTGCTTGGCAATCTTTTCCAACTTCGTCTTGGAGCCGGCAAACTCCTTGATCCGAGCTATGAAGCCAGCTTTGCCAATATCCGACAGCTTCAAATCACATTCACTCAGGATACTggaaaaacacaaataatttaCTTAGCTTGTTTagaattttgataaaaaaaatttgcaatatCCGGAATGATCAAGAAGCTGAAAAGGGAGCTCTTAGAGAAGTATCATTATCCGCCGAAGCACCCACCGCCAAAGGTCAAGTATGTAGCCTGTGGGAAAAAGGCTCTTTACCCCCATAAAGTGGGTCATCATACACCGTGCTGGAGCCATCCGATCACAGTGCCAGCCGAGGCCCGCTATGGCGTTTGCTGGGAGTACCCGCCGGAGCGGTACAAGCGCCGTCCGCTACCACCGCCTTGCCGCGGCACCACCTTGCCCGTGGAGTTGCTGCAGCCCACCTTCGAACACTGTAAGAACATCTACACCCGGTACGATGCCCAGTTGGAAAAGTGCGTTCACGAGCAGACCCTGGCACTCGACAGACAGCTGAGTTCTCTGAGACACCAACTGGCCCAAGCCAAGGCCCAGCAAATCGAGAAAGTCAAGATGATGCGCTACCAAGGCGTACGCTATCGGCTTTTAATTGGTGGCTCCTTTGGCACCAAAATTTATCCCGAATACCTTAGCCGAATGACCGAGGAGCGTGCCCTCTGCGAGTTCCAGCGAGCTTACAATTTCGTCAATCAATCAAAGTGtgtaaactatattttttttaatgattagAAGACTCTAAGCCATTCCTACTTTACAGCACCGACTTGACCAGCTCGTTTCTGGAGGTGCGTGAATCCATGAAGGAACTGGAACTGCGATTGAGCAGGCTGGATCGAACTCCCAACAGCCCATTCCTGATCGAGCTGGAAACGGTCCTACAGACGCTTGAAGATCTCAACACATTTTTCTTTGGTGTGATTGTCAAGCTGAAGACCTGGGCCGAGCTCATGGACCCCATGAAGGAGCACTCTATCGAGGACTACCTGGCCTTACTAAGCAAAGAGACCGATTTCAAGACGTTCATGAGTGCTGGCATGGAGAACTGCACGTGTAAGCGGTGTGGCAAGACGGATCCCCTAAAGCCGTATCTACCCTGCTGGTGTCAACCGCTGGAGTCCAGTGATGATTGTAGCGAGACCGTACCAAAGCAGCCGGATCCAGGGTGTCTGCTGATTACAAATTTCAAATTCACGGAGAGCGATTCAGAATTTGTGAAGGAAACGAGCACTACCTCTTTGCTTGTTAAAGAGGCTGAGAAGAAGGCCAAAAAGGCTCAACCAGATCAGTCGGATTAGAATGCCTTCGAAATGTTACACATAATAAAGTTAGAGCTTACCTCTCTGCTACTTTATAGCTCTCGGGATGAACCCAAGTGCAGTCGAGTGGGTTCTGCAATTTGCCTCCAACGCTGAGCGGTTCGATGCGAACGAACCCGGCGCATTGCACGAAAGATTTCTCGCCAATGGTGCGGACGGAAAGCAAATCCTTACGGGTCTGAAATGGTCCTTTTTTCAGCCGGTGTTCAATGATTTTTTCAGCCTTCTTTTCCGACAAGCCAGCAATGTGCCTATGGGTGTTTAATATTATGAGGATTGTCTTAAAAATGGTCATTTTTTTACATACTTTAACACACTCAGGCTCGCAGTGTTCAAGTCCACGCCGACATAGCTCACGCACTCTGAGACGACGTCTTTTAGGGACTCGGTTAGTATCTTTTCCGAAACATCGTGCTGATACATTCCAACACCAAGATGACGAGGTTCTATTTTTACGTACTCGCTCAACGGATCATTTAAACGGCGTGCAATGGAAACTACAAAAAAGTTTAGCTGCTTGAAGATTATCTTTTCTATAATCGACTTTATCCATACCTGCACTTCGCTCGTTGGTGTCCATATCGGGAAACTCCTTGCTAGCCACGTCGCTACAAGAGTAAACAGATGCCCCGTTCTCATTCACGATACTGTAGCGGATCCGCTGGCTATCCAAGGTACCGGCATGGAACATATCCGTCAGCCAATGCTCAGTTTCCCGACAGGCAGTGCCATTCCCGAGGGCAATAATCTGACAGCTTAATGAAAGGATGTGAAGTGCATTTGGAGTAAGAAGAATCAAGTCATTACTTACTTGTGTTTGTTGAGTAAATTAACTAGTGTCTTTTCTGCACCGTGCTTATTAGACCTGGCCCCTTGTGGATAGATGACCCCTGTCTCCAGAACATCGGCTGTCTCAGATATCACCGCCAGTTTACAGCCATTGGTATACCCTGGGTCGATGCTCAGGATACGTTCTCCCTTAAGCGGCGACATCAGTAGCAACTGCTTAAGGTTCTTGGCGAACACATCAATAGCTGCCTTCTGGGCCTTTTCCTTGAGGTCAGCCCGGATTTGACGGCACATCAATGGTTGCACTATGAGAGTTATGAATTAGATAACTAATTACGAGTAGAGATTCACTCACATTTTTTAGAGTAGCACTCTTCCACGGATTTAGTGAAAACCTCCCGTCTTAATGGATAGTGTAGACCCTCAGTCATATATTGATCGTTTATAAAGCGCATTAGATCGCGTTTTAGGTAATCATTCGTCTCCAATTTCACAGACAGGAACTTGTGCTTCTCCCCTCGATTAATGGCTAGCATCTGGTGTGGCTTTATGGTCTTTATGTCTCCTTGAAAGTTGAAATAGTTCTCAAACTTGGAGCTATCTAGCTTCTTATCGGCAATGCTACTGCTTCCTTTGCCGCTAGATGATTTGCTTGAATTTGCCTTTGAGGTCGCAGCCTCCTTGGTCTTGCTGCACTTAAGGAACACTCGATGGACGTTTTGTCTGGAAATAAAGAACATTTATTATCAACCTAAAGAAGTACAACCTAGATTTTACTTACAATCGCCTCAATTCCTCCAAAACATTGGTATTCTTGCTCATATTATGTATTATTATGTTACAGATTCCACTCATCACCAAGGCTTCTGAGGAAAGCGCCTCATTTTCTCGATCGACTATTGAAGCAAGTTCAACTTTCGGAGCCGTGCCATATAGCAGACGATCGGCGTACTCCTCCAGGCCAAGAGCTTTGGCCCGCTCCGCTAAAGTGCCTTTGCTGGCCGGCTTGTAGGGGGCGTAGAGAAACTCCAGCTCCTCATTGGTCTTGGCACACATCAGCTCATCACGAATCTCAGGATTCAAAACATTTTCGCGCTCCAACTGGGTGACAATATTCTCAGCCTTTTTTCTCAGATCCACTATTTCCGTGTAGGTATTACGAATGTCTCGCAAGCGATCCGGAGCTATATGATCTACAAGATCACGTCGGtaactaaataaaaatcatacataAATGTTTCATGTCTTCAAAATAAAGATCTAATCTACCGGCAGATAAATGGAATGGTGTTCTCATTCTCGAAGAGCTGCACAATATTGCGAGCTGCCTGGGGCTGAATATTCTCCGTCTCTGCCAAGAGCTCGTGTATGTTCCACACCTTCCTCCGCTCCCAGAAGGAACTGCGTCCAGTAGTTGTACTAGCAGCTGCTCCATCCGTTTGCGTCACAGGCCGTGGTGGCGGCGTTGGGGCTGGTGGTGCCTCTTCCTGGTTCTCCGGATTGGTTTCATTGGGACATGAGTTCTCATCTTCCTTTGACTTCTTAGCCCGTTTTCTCTTGGGCGCCGTCGCGGCAGGCTCGGCAGCTGTAGTTTTTGTGGGCCACcgtctccttgttgatctattggtattatttttggaaattatttGTCCAGCTGTTCTTAGGGATTACTACTTACGTGCCTGCCAAAGCTTCTGCTGCCCTATCGATGCGGCGACTTTTGGCCTCTGGTGGCTTGTAATCATCGTTCTCCACGACCTCCACGTCCTCCTCTGAATCAGATAGCTCCACTACCAGCTTCGGtttggcagcagcagctcgtCGGGGTCGCGTGGACATGTTAATGGCTTCTTTATACTAAATAACACACATTCATTAAGGTTTAAACAATAAACATAAACCTCCTTAAAAATTACCCGCAAAATGCGGCATTATTCGATTAACCAAAAGCTGATTGGGAAAACAATCGACTACAACTAGTTGCCAACAGCTGATGCGCTCCACCACGAGCCGGcagttaaattttttgttaaaatgcTGAAATATGAATTTCTGCACGGCTTGCAGAAGCGCAGTCATTACCTCCGACAGCTCTCCGGCCAATTCTTCAGTCGATCCTACAGCAGCAAAATCAGAAACATTGGTATTCTGGCGCACATCGATGCGGGTATCTATTCACTTCATGTCCTCTCTCAACCAAGTTATCCTtcaatgaaatttttattttcaggcAAAACAACGACGACAGAACGGATGCTGTTCTATGCCGGCAAGACCAGGACACTGGGTGAAGTGCATCGGGGCAACACAGTTACGGATTACCTAACCCAAGAGCGGGAAAGAGGCATAACGATCTGCAGTTCAGCGGTTACCTTTGCATGGAACGGACACCGGTTACTATACCATTTTTGAACCATCCCCACACTTTACAAATATCTATCCTGGTTCTAGTATCAATTTGTTGGACACACCGGGTCACATTGACTTTACCATGGAGGTGGAACAGTCCCTATACGCCGTCGACGGTGTGGTCGTAGTACTTGACGGAACTGCCGGTGTAGAAGCACAGACGGTTACCGTGTGGACCCAGGCGGACAAGCACAAGCTCCCAAGGCTAATATTTGTCAATAAGATGGATCGCCCCGATGCGGATTTTGAAAAGTGCATTGCTGATCTCAAAGAGAAGCTGGAAGCCCACCCAGTTTGCTTACAATACCCAGTTAAAAATGAGGATGGAGTATTAGGTTTGTGGGCTTGATTCCCAATAGGAGTAATGTACTTATGTTTAACTTTTAGCCATAAATGATGTGATAACATTGGAGCGATTAACATGGCAGCAAAAGGATTTGGGACAGAAGTACATCCGTATGAAGTTGGAGCCCTCCGATGAGCTACGGGATTTGCAGGAAAAGCGGAATGAACTAATTGATCGGTTGTCGGGAGTGGACGACGAGCTCGCCGATGTGGTTATCAGCACAGAAAGCTTCGATAAAGTTGACAACCACCTCATAGAAAGGGCCCTGAGAAGGGCCACCGGCCAGCTGAAAGTAGTGCCGGTGCTTCTGGGATCCGCCTACAAGAATGTCGGAATTCAGCGTTTAATGGATGCCGTGAATTCTTACTTACCGGCGCCTGAAGAACGTAACCAAATCTACGACTGCTTCGGGTAAAAAAGAATGTGTAATATTCTTAAACAGCATCTATATAGTTTCCCTTTTAAAGCTCTGAGGTGGCTGGAAAGGTCTTTAAGATTGTCCATGACAAGCAGCGAGGAGCTTTGACGCTGGTTCGGATCCTACGGGGAGAGATAAAGAAGGGCATGCGTCTAATATCGGCACGTGGCCAGGCAGAGGTGGTGTCCAAGCTGTACGAGCCATTGGCCGATGAGTACCGGGAGGTTAATGCAGTGCAGTCGGGTGATGTGGTGATCTGTGCAGGTCTCAAGGTAAGATGgag
This window contains:
- the LOC6501627 gene encoding PH and SEC7 domain-containing protein isoform X3, coding for MTEELKVVLRRSEQHSGFGFSLLGTTGPPHVIYDIVENSPAADCGAVEAGDVILKVNGTDVHCYTTKEVLKCLRLSDQLVTLELKRDPKLKARIKEQLANTQSPHYVDIESPNIYDYHSSSSTHSSPNHRPAGPGGGKGTATTPTQTGLRYKSPTHLPSLRQNQNQNSSPLQASGSTTTTTTHTHTHTHSRNSSASSTKIKVVEQSITTSTTSSTGIVGPMSPTGGSGGGGGGGGEEATSPTFRPSRIPQARKANAPKPVPVLHSPQHKRPRPSQIPTKASNGTGNGHPAAQPPLQHSNSYSGSPVTRPRFSAEREPDQDREPEPNSAPPQPAKAPRFEAYMMTGDLILNLSRTPQTSNPLPVQTKKVDSLRDSPCRLANPRVNGALAPRASGESSPTSSSSVDSPTNTSSDSMKRDAKMQRKQQKQQPLQQQQQQQQRDSINNSYNRKDSLTNDTLLMCEELERDEEGEYVLDEENRQQAQQQRQQRYIRQQQNQQRYEYYQNEDELEEQEEVEVEEEREEDQTHYGITNIETYQSGMGRGDEDDSDRQCLVDDDDDDEPYDEEENDAGDEDYSTNSVGSGSAKQRLRALKQRTATRHQQRARDAVDCAARSGSGSSSTTVKSEAGGLALDEISFSVPTSPISLSTPLIDKETANSVPTSPEPSSLAPESSSGAGAGAGAGAGVVVRRHNGHVVRKCDAAGFRTSKSEDHLQQIQREGIAAVIPIDIDEDVNSSLNTLLDTRQDSEDSQSMATVIVNNSSSSALNNNELEPNNNTSSSSSGSSSSNSSNNSSSNNNSSSNITNRSATAVATSTIPPATRTTMNCSSKLNYILCKKASDRDRIVWTYNAPLAPHQLAALQRQQQQQEQQFQHQQQQLQQQHLQQQQQLQQQQQLQQQQQQFYGQQSHSNSHSSSISSSVGSPASPTSVSSSVMSSSGSKGALGSSSNGPVALQQQQQREREQGGGQSAVVQPPNGIPGLLSCPGNNGAGGSGLGGGIGVGVHVGGGDQSVSEAISNISSPDYQDDDNLLSSRDILGGMVLSDPSDSDSTILVSDAATLQRQQMKQQLRAQQQRDKERDRDRDQSEHKVVIQVRGLDSNHSNSSGRSDDDVVTLTDEPIGTNPVGLRDGSPPVSDDGSDVESLHSYHYSPKAVDMPSAIRLAKRLHSLDGFKKSDVSRHLSKNNDFSRAVADEYLKHFNFKDKSLDQALREFLQQFSLSGETQERERVLVHFSKRFLDCNPGTFNSQDAVHTLTCAIMLLNTDLHGQNINRKMSCAEFVDNLVDLNDGENFPKDILKYLYQAIKTKPLEWALDEETVDMQQQRANNAALANVGENPFLDPPESATAVEYKKGYVMRKCCYDSNFKKTPFGKRSWKMLYCTLRDLVLYLHKDEHGFGKSQMSDNLHNAIRIHHALATMANDYTKKQHVFRLQTADQAEYLFQTSDSKELQSWIETINYVCAAISAPPLEGGVGSQKRFQRPLLPSKQSKLMLKEQLESHEQQLAQLEQDLNEHKRGPIPSKGLPLQNYKEKESYLQYELRRYRTYVSILSAKLLEDQQQLELQAQKPSPAALEEEADTFPVGTTTPQSIILQQPKEQALKEPQQQQPANRWLDVFCCCSPLWRHLLYSKSH